The following coding sequences lie in one Schistosoma mansoni, WGS project CABG00000000 data, supercontig 0398, strain Puerto Rico, whole genome shotgun sequence genomic window:
- a CDS encoding MEG-2 (ESP15) family, with protein NRLKEGVQKLNGR; from the exons AACAGACTAAAAGAAGGTG TACAAAAATTGAAT GGTCGTTGA